The Streptomyces sp. NBC_01275 genome has a segment encoding these proteins:
- a CDS encoding LLM class flavin-dependent oxidoreductase, with product MTQARFGIKTTPLHVSYEDIRRVWREADAVPEIADAWLWDHLLPIAGPADGQVHEGWTLLSALAAQTTRLRLGLLVTSNRIRPPAVLGKMASTVDVISGGRLVMGLGVGGTHQPPGAGGIAGPNPALAEYAAYGLALVPPAEGIARLAETVEILKLMWTRDVFDFEGRYHRLQGTRNEPKPIQRPGPPLLIGGWGTRLLRLAAEHADIWNVPGPPHHTVEFVAERARVLDAHCAELGRDPADIVRSVQVLVSYDDPAATRATVAALVAAGMNHIVLSLPRPYPQGVARWLADEVIAGAA from the coding sequence ATGACCCAAGCTCGCTTCGGCATCAAGACCACACCCCTGCACGTGTCCTATGAGGACATCCGCCGCGTCTGGCGCGAGGCCGACGCCGTCCCGGAGATAGCGGACGCCTGGCTCTGGGACCACCTCCTGCCGATCGCCGGTCCCGCGGACGGGCAGGTCCACGAGGGCTGGACCCTGCTCAGCGCGCTCGCCGCCCAGACCACCCGGCTGCGGCTGGGGCTGCTGGTGACGAGCAACCGGATCCGCCCGCCGGCGGTCCTGGGCAAGATGGCCTCCACGGTCGACGTGATCTCGGGCGGCCGGCTCGTCATGGGTCTCGGCGTGGGCGGCACCCACCAGCCGCCGGGCGCGGGAGGGATCGCCGGGCCGAACCCGGCCCTCGCCGAGTACGCGGCGTACGGCCTCGCCCTCGTCCCGCCGGCCGAGGGCATCGCGCGGCTGGCGGAGACCGTCGAGATCCTCAAGCTGATGTGGACCCGGGACGTCTTCGACTTCGAGGGCCGCTACCACCGTCTCCAGGGCACCCGGAACGAGCCGAAGCCGATCCAGCGGCCGGGTCCCCCGTTGCTGATCGGCGGCTGGGGCACCCGGTTGCTGCGGTTGGCCGCCGAGCACGCGGACATCTGGAACGTGCCCGGCCCGCCCCATCACACCGTGGAGTTCGTCGCCGAACGCGCCCGGGTGCTGGACGCCCACTGCGCCGAGCTCGGGCGCGACCCGGCGGACATCGTCCGCTCGGTGCAGGTCCTGGTGTCGTACGACGACCCGGCGGCCACGCGCGCGACGGTCGCCGCGCTCGTCGCCGCCGGGATGAACCACATCGTGCTCAGCCTGCCGCGCCCGTATCCGCAGGGCGTGGCGCGCTGGCTGGCCGACGAGGTGATCGCCGGCGCCGCCTGA
- a CDS encoding MarR family winged helix-turn-helix transcriptional regulator → MVSDRDEGPVPLEYRLGYLLKHAQAKLTRTSAEALAPYGVDGHELAVLVVLAGDETLSQVEVAGRLGVDRTTMVSLVDGLEDHGLVARRRSPQDRRRNIVELTPAGRDCLDRAERARRAAERRFLAPLDEQTADVLLRALRVLVVEEAVGG, encoded by the coding sequence ATGGTGAGTGATCGCGACGAGGGGCCCGTGCCGTTGGAGTACCGGCTCGGCTACCTCCTGAAGCACGCCCAGGCCAAGCTGACCAGGACGTCCGCGGAGGCGCTCGCGCCGTACGGGGTGGACGGCCATGAGCTGGCCGTCCTGGTGGTGCTCGCCGGTGACGAAACGTTGTCGCAGGTCGAGGTGGCGGGGCGGCTCGGCGTCGACCGCACGACGATGGTGTCGCTCGTCGACGGCCTGGAGGACCACGGGCTGGTGGCGCGGCGACGCAGCCCCCAGGACCGGCGCCGCAACATCGTCGAACTCACCCCGGCCGGCCGCGACTGCCTGGATCGGGCCGAGCGGGCGCGCCGGGCCGCGGAGCGTCGATTCCTCGCCCCGCTGGACGAGCAGACGGCGGACGTCCTGCTGCGGGCGCTGCGGGTCCTGGTGGTGGAGGAAGCCGTCGGAGGCTGA
- a CDS encoding ATP-binding protein: MTDYIQNPVLWALLVAVFVAVALIVRQRRAARTLRQEFADLRARHSELENGYAKSVEAAQERAEEATKTTLKSAMRTLQGLAAEQQLIVSRLQNKYGESVILQDLLEIDHTNSQFGRRAQSIAVLCDGWLGRQRDVASVYDVVRSAQGRVRHYRRVEILSQVDFGITSRAVEPVALALAELLDNATSYSSPDTVVEINIRTVPKGICIVVDDAGVGMNDEERARAEKLLSSERVSGVSALGNPPQFGFAVIGVLSERFGFEVSVDSTSPYGGVRAVLLLPHDLLTNAPEQREPAPVVPAVTATATATATATDRSGPEAAMAANTTADGLPKRRRKRPMAIVPGSASSSTPARSGAETAAIMGAFQRGTQSGRSTPAGPGEQSSSTRGASSEGHEVS, from the coding sequence ATGACTGATTACATACAGAACCCGGTACTCTGGGCTCTCCTCGTCGCCGTGTTCGTCGCAGTCGCCCTCATAGTTCGTCAGCGTAGGGCAGCGCGGACGTTAAGGCAGGAGTTCGCAGATCTCAGGGCTCGCCACTCCGAGCTGGAGAACGGGTACGCGAAATCCGTCGAGGCAGCTCAGGAAAGAGCCGAAGAGGCAACGAAGACAACCCTGAAGTCCGCCATGCGGACGCTTCAGGGTCTTGCCGCGGAACAGCAGTTGATTGTCTCCCGGCTGCAGAACAAATATGGCGAGTCGGTCATCCTCCAGGACCTTCTGGAGATCGACCACACGAACTCTCAGTTCGGCCGCCGCGCCCAGTCCATCGCCGTTCTGTGCGACGGATGGCTGGGACGCCAGCGTGACGTGGCCTCGGTGTACGACGTGGTCCGCAGCGCGCAGGGCAGGGTCCGCCACTACCGGCGGGTGGAGATTCTCTCGCAGGTCGACTTCGGCATCACCAGCCGTGCCGTCGAACCGGTGGCACTGGCCCTCGCCGAACTGCTCGACAACGCGACCAGCTACTCCAGCCCGGACACCGTCGTCGAAATCAACATTCGTACCGTGCCGAAGGGCATTTGCATCGTCGTCGACGACGCCGGTGTCGGTATGAACGACGAAGAGCGTGCCCGCGCCGAGAAACTCCTGTCGAGCGAGCGCGTCTCGGGCGTCTCCGCACTCGGCAACCCGCCGCAGTTCGGGTTCGCGGTGATCGGCGTGCTCAGCGAGCGCTTCGGCTTCGAGGTCTCCGTGGACTCCACCTCCCCCTACGGAGGCGTCCGGGCGGTCCTCCTCCTGCCGCACGACCTGCTCACCAACGCTCCCGAGCAGCGGGAGCCGGCTCCGGTCGTTCCCGCTGTCACCGCCACCGCCACCGCCACCGCCACCGCCACGGACCGCAGCGGTCCCGAAGCGGCGATGGCCGCGAACACCACCGCCGACGGTCTGCCGAAGCGGCGCCGCAAGCGGCCGATGGCCATCGTGCCCGGCAGCGCGTCCAGCTCCACTCCCGCCCGCTCGGGCGCGGAGACGGCGGCGATCATGGGTGCTTTCCAACGGGGAACTCAGTCCGGCCGGTCCACGCCTGCGGGTCCCGGGGAACAGTCGAGCAGCACACGTGGTGCGAGCAGCGAAGGGCATGAGGTCTCGTGA
- a CDS encoding roadblock/LC7 domain-containing protein — MNDDLAWMLDSALEIPGALHAVLISADGLLMARTQDFDKDDADRVAAAMSGVQSLSRSLAFFCEDAGQRWRQTVVEFDGGWVFLISAGEGAYLGVSAGPDIDMQDITFRMQQLVGQLGKALTTPPRENLGVRS, encoded by the coding sequence GTGAACGACGATCTGGCATGGATGCTTGACAGTGCCTTGGAGATTCCCGGGGCCCTGCACGCCGTCCTGATCTCCGCCGACGGCCTGTTGATGGCCCGGACGCAGGACTTCGACAAGGACGACGCGGACCGTGTGGCAGCCGCGATGAGCGGTGTGCAGTCGCTCAGCCGCTCGCTCGCCTTCTTCTGCGAGGACGCCGGCCAGCGGTGGCGGCAGACGGTGGTCGAGTTCGACGGGGGCTGGGTCTTCCTGATCTCCGCCGGCGAGGGCGCCTACCTCGGCGTCTCGGCCGGCCCGGACATCGACATGCAGGACATCACCTTCCGGATGCAGCAGCTCGTCGGCCAGCTCGGCAAGGCGCTGACCACACCGCCGCGCGAGAAC
- a CDS encoding aldehyde dehydrogenase family protein, translating to MATTLTLKAGTSWADAWRRCLAVAPEAFRDDRVLNLWNAAWQADGRALPAGSPVDGSPIAGPPRLDRATARQAVRASLDQHRAWRHIPLEERRARVAATLDALAEHRELLALLLVWEIGKPWRLAQADVDRAVDGVRWYVDGIEPMLADRAPLDGPVSNIASWNYPSNGALVATLSTDDRSTYDRLAPQIRAFKVGHGTPRSRGDRDELFGGFGASWRGAFVGGELLVRAVTRGPAGERLPGNFPEYQLMP from the coding sequence ATGGCAACCACCCTCACCCTCAAAGCGGGCACGTCCTGGGCCGACGCCTGGCGACGCTGCCTCGCCGTCGCCCCGGAGGCCTTCCGCGACGACCGCGTCCTCAACCTCTGGAACGCCGCCTGGCAGGCCGACGGCCGGGCGCTTCCCGCAGGCAGTCCGGTCGACGGCAGCCCCATCGCCGGCCCGCCCCGCCTGGACCGGGCCACGGCGCGACAGGCGGTCCGCGCCTCCCTGGACCAGCACCGCGCCTGGCGACACATCCCGTTGGAGGAGCGCCGCGCCCGCGTCGCGGCCACCCTGGACGCCCTCGCCGAGCACCGCGAACTCCTCGCGCTCCTGCTCGTCTGGGAGATCGGCAAGCCCTGGCGGCTCGCGCAGGCCGACGTCGACCGGGCCGTCGACGGAGTGCGCTGGTACGTCGACGGCATCGAGCCGATGCTGGCCGACCGGGCCCCGCTGGACGGCCCGGTGTCCAACATCGCGAGCTGGAACTACCCGTCCAACGGCGCGCTCGTCGCCACCCTGTCCACGGACGACCGGAGCACCTACGACCGGCTCGCCCCGCAGATCCGCGCCTTCAAGGTCGGCCATGGCACGCCCCGCTCCCGCGGCGACCGCGACGAGCTCTTCGGCGGCTTCGGCGCGTCCTGGCGGGGCGCGTTCGTCGGCGGGGAGCTGCTGGTACGGGCGGTGACCCGGGGACCGGCGGGAGAGAGACTGCCGGGCAACTTCCCGGAGTACCAGCTGATGCCCTGA